One Magnolia sinica isolate HGM2019 chromosome 2, MsV1, whole genome shotgun sequence genomic window, GAAGAAAGGACCCGTATTTTCaagtgaaaattaatttaagcacttaATAAATTGGATTTCCTAAACAATCTGAGTTGTGAAAATCactgaaaatacaaatttcagtgACAAGTGCTGAAAACAAGTTTTATCAAACGGCCATTAGGCCCTATTCTTGTAAGTGTATGTCAAGGTTTCAAATAGAAAATTGGAGTGTGACTGTCCTGGAGATTAGGGGTGTTGAAACTTGACTTGACCCACCAACCCCACCCGAAAAGTCAGGGTTTGGGGTGACCTTCACATATGGGTTGGGGGTTTGGGTCGTGTTTTGTCAACCTAAAATTAAATGGGTGGATTTGAGTTTGGTAGGTCAGATCCACAGGTCATGAACATGCGTCATATGGTTACATCGTGATACTTTTGTACGCTGCATGTGATGAGTGGCACTAAACTTAGCGATTTAGGTTGTACTAATGATAGTGAACTTCATTGTGATGATTGTTATTTGGATTATAGTGAAGgtttgattttatattaattaaaagTCCTAAGTATGCagttgatatttttatatttttctacaaaatgacaatatttttgagttttaaatttattttcaatatttttttaattaaatgggTCAGGTGAGTAGGGTTTGGGTTAAGTGATTTATGGATGGATTGGGTTGGCTTAGGGTTGAGATTTTCAACCTGTTTAATAATGTATTGGGTTTGGGTTGTATCCATCCTCGTTATGTCCGAACTCAACCCGATCCATTGCCACACACGGAAAATTAAACTAGCATGACTTATCCTGACTCATTCTATTCTTGGTCCAAATTTCAATTTGGTGACTAGCCCCAATCTTGGTCAAACCAACACAGCTCAGAAAAAAAAATGAGTCGCATCTAACCATACTTCAAACCATGATCTTGGGTATTCTTGGTCCAAATTTCAATTTGGTGACTGGCCCCAATCTTGGTCAAACCAACACAGCTCAGAAAAAAAATGAGTCGCATCTAACAATACTTCGAACCATGATCTTGGGTCATAAAAGGCAAGAAGACCTCAATTTGGAGAACGTTCACACTCTAAGAGGCAGCTTAAAAATCCTTGTCTAGAGGTTATCCGAGCCTTAATGTTACAGAGACTCAACAAATGTCATTAGCTAGGCTTTTTTGAGCATACTCTTAAGTCATGGAAACTTCCATTATTTAATGAGACTCGAGACATAACCTCTAGGATGTACATTTTGTTTGTCCACATTTGTTGTGGGGATAATGTTGTTGCCAACATAAGGGTGTAAGCCATTTGGCTATTTGTATTTGAAATTAACTTCCTATTTTAATAGTTTCTGCCATTTTAACAATTTTTTGTTATTTCTAAGAAAGATAAAATGGTATAAGCTACCTCATTCTACCTATTCCAATGGTTTCTTTAATTGCTTCGATGCACATCTCCCACAAATAAGGATAATTTGGTTGCAAATAATACTTCCATTTCTCCTATATGAATGAAAGATATATGGTTACAAAGCTTCAAGGCTTTTTATGCACCATAACACCTCCGACGCTATCCGATGGGCAAGACCAAGGGACTTCTTGAAACATCATCTACTAAGTTAAAGGTCaaagcattaaaaaaataaatcaacattcTCCATCCCTATGGTGCTTTgcaattaaaaatttctaattttcatCAACAATGTTGGTTCTTCTAAGCTTTGATTGAGTTAGTTTTTCTTACAAATTGGCAAAACATTCAACTATTTTACATTACCATGCACCAAATAATTACAGCACTGCCTCAACACTCAACATTTGTTTCAAAACCATCATAAAAACTCGGGCCTGTTTGGCTAGAAAAAATTGTAAAtgtcagaaaaaaagaaaagaaacaaaactatAGAAATCAAGAACCACTTTAAGCAAGAAATAACACAGTGACAATcataaacactcaaaagcacaaCTTCTTCAAATCCGGAAAAGAAAAACACTTCAAGACATGCAAACAACAAAAAAATCACATAAAATCACCATTTCAATAGGATCAACAGTAAGAAAGGCCCAAAATCATAAAGAAACAGACCAACAtcaacatggaaaaaaaaaagactgcaAATATCATAAATTCGTGTCATATATGAATATTGCACCAAGAAAAGCCAACCCCACAAACATACAACAATAATTCGAGTGATAAATCCATAACATAGCATACAATTCCACATAAATATATATAGCTATATAAAGTATCTACACACCCAATTCCTACTTCCCCTCATACCCTTCTTTGACAGGCGCAGCCGGGATCTTGATGTACCCCATCTTGGTTGACACCACATGATCCTCCCCATCCTCGCCATCAGATTCCTGGCCCTCATACCTGCTCGTCACCACGGACCACACCAAGTACATCGTGGCCGATGTCAGCGCCCCACAGCCAACGCCAAAGAGGAGGGCGAGCACGACGCTGAGGATGTCCTTGGTGCGCTCGCGGAGGGAGCTGACGCCGAAGGACGGGCGGGGAATTTGGGGCTCGGGCTTGGCTTCGTCTATAGAGACGTCTGGGAAGGAACGGAAGTGGAGAGGGCGAGGAAATTCGGGGCGGACGGAGTCGATGAGGAGATCGGAAGACGGGCGGAAGGTGGCGGGATCGAAGCGGCTGAATTCTTGGCGGTAGAGGGCGAAGAtggcagatggacggttgggatcgtCGGGTGAGGAGGAAGAGGAGATGGTGGTGAAGGAGATGAAGAGGGTATTGCAGGGGTGGAAATGGAGGCCTGGTCTTGCATTCGCTCCTCCAATGGCAGAAATAACTATGACAGATACAAcgagaaggaaggaaagagatgaagaagaagaagaagaagaagacgccaTTGGAGAGAAGATAttggaaggaaagagagaaagaaagggaagGAAACCCTAAGAAAGAGGAAAGACTTGTATGTGTAGGACTTTTATAGAGGTGCGCTCGTACCCACCACAATTCTGTGGTGGTTACGTCTcctgtgggggtggggcccagaccaactgggttttggaatggttggaagcggattgcccgaGACCaacctctgtggggtccaccatgatgtatgtgtttaatccatgctgtccatatgcttttttagctcattttaggttataagaccaAAAACGAAgcggatctaaagttcaagtgaatcacaccactgAAAGCAATAGgcattgaacacctaccattaaaaatttcttccaTGCCaaagaagtttttggatcaacctgatatttgcatGTTTACCTTCGTCCACGTCCGTTtggaccttatgaacgggttggatgacaaataaacatcatggtgaggcctaggaaagtttcaacggtgggcatcattatccccaatatttcctatgatatggtccacttgatctttggatctacttcatttttgagatcatgccatgaaatgagcaggcca contains:
- the LOC131224763 gene encoding uncharacterized protein LOC131224763, whose protein sequence is MASSSSSSSSSLSFLLVVSVIVISAIGGANARPGLHFHPCNTLFISFTTISSSSSPDDPNRPSAIFALYRQEFSRFDPATFRPSSDLLIDSVRPEFPRPLHFRSFPDVSIDEAKPEPQIPRPSFGVSSLRERTKDILSVVLALLFGVGCGALTSATMYLVWSVVTSRYEGQESDGEDGEDHVVSTKMGYIKIPAAPVKEGYEGK